The Triticum urartu cultivar G1812 chromosome 6, Tu2.1, whole genome shotgun sequence genome includes the window aattccccttggaggtgaaaagatacttattcatgggtggtctcgaATAATGAAGGctcgtccatcttggagaataggacagaagatcatgttcatgcttttccatggctctaaagcgaatatcctgtttattgaccacgttgcgagatgaagccgctttcagaaggttgtggatgcgcggggtggcgcctaggccttgtcctggggcttggcggcctcacccttggttaactgtaggaaaagtagcactgttcgaggcgtgctttgtacgcttgaacctgtataagtactcatactgctttcagctttggttgttaagtgcccctgctggtttcagttaagctTGTTAAGTACTACAGtttgtcgtgtttcttcagtcctgtcttcctccagtcgccaaaaccaaaccagcgccggcggggccgcctgcttccgcctcccacggctggctgcgcctcagcacacgcatcgccgccccaccgtctcctaaatcgttaacgccgacgtcctccgcgcgctttggtgcgctcgccgcggcgccgccctctcgcattgtcaacatggtcaacaaacaacaggaatcggcagaagtacgtggagaggatgacagtaggggcccaccatgtcAGCATATGGaaaaaatgcttcctcctagtgttttcctgacatctgggacccacgacattgggagcgtatatagtcaatagacaagagaacagcacaagatcggctgacacctgggacgtagctacttgagcaatattttttttgtttggtattgttgagatggagcagggtttgaacttggttgtggcccgtctagcccaggattatattttatgttcatcatgtgaccagcccagctttctttgtgaaaatgagcccagtttattttttctgaagaatacccaatccaggcctacttatttttctacgccctgatgggctgcaactctttcaagacgcctgcaaatcttgaaagtaatataaaatgggttgtaaatataaaaacagatgacaaattggcaattactttataatttctgaattttattacattttcatattcctatttcactgggcattaacctaatttaaatatatcttcaaagtactttaaatctggctggacatttcagtattaaaaatagtttggaacccatagaaatatgcgaaattggccctgacCAACCAAAAAAAATggctgcaataaattgcataagaagttgccatgagctatatataaattattaaaaaaagagggagtggtctgacttgtgggcctatttagttgacgtgtatgcaagatttttttagttattatatacgtcaacaaacgattctagtagacgtaaccgttggatgtcaatccaacggccgttatgtttcttcaatctctgatctttttgctccagccgccaaagcagcgccggcgggaccgcctgctcccgcctcccgtggccggctgtgctgccgcgcaggcctcagtgccccctactactcccaccgatggccagggcatccctatactcacccacaccccatgttattctgcggtgacggcagcctcacaccatagccgaaccggtgaacgctcgtactcctctccgcgtgggcatccactgccgcgtcttcctcggctccgcgtcgtccccttcctatgcctcgccgtcgtccacctccgtggtgctctcggcgcgacgcagtcaatgtggtcaacgaccgactttcatcggaagagtactgtacgtggagaggctgacaactgggtccacggcagccgcaaggaagtgcctccttattacgcgcaaaataattattcctccacctgacagcgaggacccatcggacaggccaccagtattttgtgaaaaaaaatcgtttccccctgactgctgggacccaccgaacgggccaccgtatttcgagaaaaaacattccccccgctgtcagctcggacccaccagaagtgcctccttattacgcacaaaaaatgaatactcccccggctagctgggacccaccttggtgggaggctgacttgtgggcctactaagttgacggggacgaagggctttgtcaacttagtcaatatgaacgattctagatccagtgaccgtacgatgtccatccaacggccgtagtgcttcttcaacctctggtcttcttgctccagccgcccaaagcagcgccggttgtgccgcatgctcctgcctcccgtggccggctgtgctgccgcggaggcctcaccagcccctactattcccaccgctggccaggccctacggcggcgacagcctcacaccacagccgaaccagtgaaccctcatactcctctctgcgcgggcttccactgccgcgtcatccctggctccgtgtcgtccccttcctaggcctcgccgtcgtccaccgccgtggtgctctcggcgcgacgtggtcaatgtggtcaacgaccgacttccatcggaagagtactgtgcgtggagacgctgacagctgggtccacggccgcagcaaggaagtgcctccttattacgtgcaaaataattattcctccacctgacagcggggacccaccggacgggccaccgtgtttcgcgaaaaaaacgtttgcccctgactgctgggacccaccagctacatcttcgcacgcaagaaagtgcctgacagtcgggacccacctggtcgaagcatacgtagcgttgtcattctggtcgcgaacgtgtacgtacatatatactggtcgatgtagaggcgcgcacgtgtcgtagtagaggcgcgcacgtagcatgtacacgtacgtacagcagccagggtgcaagaaagaaaatacagccacatatgtgtacatacgagcggggtctcgaacacctactcgcgcatacgtattgccagggctcgtgtacatggctgggtcggaacggagaaacagcgtagtcgtcgtgttcatggggaggcaacagaatgcgtcgtgttcatcgggagggcttggacggaacaggcgatggaaacgaggcctgacgtaccgcagaatggagaaaacgtccttgtgttcgactgaccacgttcgaaacgggatcctattcatcgggaggggtctggcgtaccgcgaaacggaggaaacagacctcctacggtcgaaacgggggtcctgttgatcgggaggggtgtggcgtaccgcaaaacggatgaaacggacttgtgttgtagcgctatggtcgaaacgggggtcctgttcatcggaaggggtgtggcgtaccgcaaaacgggactccacgggatactgttcatctccaccgtcgaccccctccagcctccacgagctactctTCATCCACCGTCggcctcctccagcctccacctgcgactgttcatccacgggctcctattcatccagcctccaccgcgcgctactccaccggctactgttcaatcagccctctccacgggctcctgttcaaccacccctccatgggctactgttcatcctgccctccaccgtctactgttcatcctgccctccacggggtggtcctgttcatccagccctccacggagtcctgttcatccagccccaaccggctcgatcgatcggggtcctgttcatccaaccccaccgggaactgttcatccacccctccccccccccccccccccccccccgcaacgctcactgttaaTCCAGAGCcagcatcaatcggcttcagttagcagcagtagcgaaggaatcgcttgatcgggttcagttaatagccatcgatcgatcgctcgggttcaataacgcgtagcctgcagtgcaatcgctcgggttcagttagagcccaacgcctcgctcgggttcagttagagccaacgcctcgcacacacgcgcgtacgtgtacgagagaaacgcgcatcgctcggcccccgacctcccaccgtaaccgggaactccctgaaattttcctcgccctcacttctaccacggttttttccgtcatggacggcccaaagaatgtcatgcagctgcgtcttcggcccgcccaggacgaaaaacccattttctgtcatgattttttgtcatagaagtaggagccgaccacatctatgatgataccgggttttgtcacaattatcgtcatagaagtgtcatatgtatgacagaaaaaaaattcgttcggcccaaaatgtcacgaatgtatctttttttgtagtgctgcCCTAAGATCATATCCAGAGGGCCACCATCCAAGGACAATGATTTGCAGGATAAATAACTTTAATCTATTCGAAAACAAGGTATCCAGACCATATATAAAATGTATTTGTTAGATCAAGATCATTAATGAGGCAATTACTCACTTTGTTGTTTGCCTAGGAAACTATATTCCGTTGTTCGGCAAGGATGACCATGTTCTCACCTCTGCCCACCTGGTGGTTCATGTACTGCTCACGGTGTTTTCGTCATGTTCGTATTGGTCATGGATCTACTCTAAGTACCCCTGTCTACGAATGCAGCCAGCTCTGCCCAGGAGTTATGCCTATACTCGGGTGTGTGTCAATCTCCTGGTATATTTGTCTTAATTCATTTGAGCTGCTAACTTACAAGCTTTGTTGTCCATGCTTATGAAATAGGTACCAACTCTGTATGGTCTGTACAGATGGAACCGACGAGGCAGGGTTCATTCTCATTGGTCAAACTGCTCAGCAGTTGATAGGGGCAACTGCTTTGCATGTTGTGCGCAACAACCAACCTGACAATGAGCCTGTCAATAATGTCTATCATGCTGCTTCTCAGATGATCTTTCCGCCGAAACAGTTCAAGTCATTGTGCTCAATGAGATTCAAGTTTGTTGTGCATGTTACCAGTGATAGTTTCAAATCAAGACATCCGACATTTCACGTTCAGCAAATCGAAGATTACATTATTCTGAAGCCACATCTATCGTCTCTTGATGTTGCCATCCCTGGTGTTTACTAATTAGAGGTTAGGGCTGCGGTGATGGCTGACTAGGGGGTAAAAGCCTCTGTACTGATCACAAACATGGGGTTTGGCTCCCTTATTGTGATAGTTTTCTGTAACCGAATATGTATGGACTGAATCATGCCAGCCAGACTTATGCTTCTCTATCTATGTATATATTATTACTCTATATGGTGTTTGGGCTACTGTTCTGTACAAAACCCTAGCTAAGCATTCCCTTGTCACTGGTTACGATTTCTGTTATGCTTGGAGTCTCTTAGATAACATATATTTTGTGCTTGACACTATTTGAGCGATATTTTACCATGAAGTTATGGTATCTCTTAATGTTCATGATTTCTTGGTTTTTTTATAAGCATGACTCATCTTTACTTTGTATGGCAGATGATCTACTGCACAATTGTGTTCACTTTTCTTTTTCAATAGTCAGTTAAATTCACATGATAACCAGAGACAAATGCTGACGGGCTAAATTCAGATACTTCGGCCAGCAACTTGGCCCATTCAGGCGGCCACGGTCTGAACATCTCACATGCCACCGCGCCCTATAAAATATCTCGCTAGGGCATCCCATTTCCACTCTTCAAATAGAATCGATTTGCTCCACCCTTCCACTGTTCTCTGGCGGTGCTTTGCCCTCTTCATCCACCCAAGGTTAGATGCTCAGCTCTCTTCCCTTTCCATTTACATCCAATCGATTGCAACCGATGTATAAGCGTGGCAACGACGGCGCTATGATTTTACAGCAGGATCCGTTCCAGCTCGAGATGAACTCAAACGCCCGGAGGGGGCTCTTCTCCACGATGCCGGTGACCAGCGCGCACAGTTTCCGTTCGGCCTTATCCCCGACGAGTAAGGTAACTCTCTTTGGTTTCGAGCTAGAACTAGGGAATCTATATACCTACTTCTGGCTAGAGCAGTCCTCTCTACAGAACATAATTGATATAGGCTAAAATCATGAATGCCTACCATATTTGTGTAGCATGGATTAGGCATGTCTAGATGCTCTATCATATTGATGTACTTCAGAATTCTACTTCTAATTTCATGCACGGTGTCGTCCGGCTTCCTCATAGTGATGGTGATATGTATCTTCGTTTATATGGCCTCTTCACTGTTTGGTAGTATTTCATGGAATGCCTCATTGGTATATTTAATTAAAATAGACTTCAGTTATTTAAATGTGATAGATGCATTGGCTTTAGGCAGTCCCCCTCTTTTCATGCTCCCAGTACTTCTTGCCCCGTTTGTACGTTCTTTCCATTTAGATGTCCTTTACATAACAGTCCTACATACTACACAATTATCTATGATCTACTAAATGCTATATCTTATATCCTTAAGGTCAGGGACACTGTCAAGGTCAGCGCAAAGATGATGCTGAATGTTGTTCTTGCTGAAATGGGCTTGTCCGAGGCCAAGTTCAAGACCTACACGTGTGAATATGGGCTTGTGGGTGCCACTGTGTATTTCTGGCAATCATCAGAGCCAACTAGAGTTCATGGCAAGCCAGCTACGAATGTTGATGAGGCTATGCAGAGTGCTGCAACTAAATGTCTCGAGCATCTTGCGGGAGCCATGGAGATAGAGTTCGATTGCCCACAAGTAAAGAATATGAAAGTTGAGATGACACGGCTGTCACGCAATATTGATGACAGGGACAGCCAGATCAGGTGCCTAAAGGCAAAGCTAAAGAAGAAGGATGGGCAGGTCAGGGACCTAAGCAGGGGCTGGGGTTCATTTGCTGATGACATATACAATTCTGGAGCTCGTATTGAGAAAACGGCAGTCAACTATCTGCCTTCAGGAGATACTTCAGGTTCTTCTTCTGTTGTGAGTGATGTGGCATGGGATTTCTATGGTATCAGTCAGGAAGCCGAGGACCTCACCCAGATTTCTTTGATGGCGTCTGATGCGGTCCGGACCATAGGCATCTATCCATATGACGCGGAGTCTGACTGCTCTGAGTTTGATGAGTTCCCAGGTTTCTATCCTTCTGATGACGCCGAGGAAAACCGTCGTGGAAGCTTCCTTGATGACGAAGACTTCCTCTTCGACGAGAATGACTGAAACTTCAGGCACAGGAAGAAACGGAGGCCCTTTTGGTTTATCGAGAACCTTCGCTTAATTGTCGAGCTAAGCTTCGGTGCCTCCATGAAAGGGTTGTGAATCAATGCAATATGCACCTGTCCAACCTTAGTGTAGATTATTTGTAATCGGTACTATGCCCCAGTATTTCTAGATGGATGATAGCAGGCAATATATACCTGCATAAGACTACTACCCTTCGCTATTGTAATTGTAATCGGTACTATCTAGATGGATGATAGCAGGCGATGTATATCTGCATAAGACTACTACCCCTTAGCTCTCTGATTTATGAACCTGTCTAGTGTTTAGTTTGGTATTACGTATGTACCTCTTCTACTTCTGCTTGTCACTAAGGTTACTTTTCTGTTTCTCTTGCTGTATTTCTCTTGTGACAATCCAGCTTCCTATTTTATATTACAACACACGTACGTAATGGATACACTTGGGCTCTGCTTCTCTATGTTGATATGAAAGCATGTAACGTGTTTCTTTCGTTTTCAACAGGAGGCAACAATCTAGGCCCATATAGACACAACGAAAGGCCCGTTTCTTTGTCCAGTGCCTTATAAAGGACGAGAAGGGCTGACCTAATATCCTTGGCTCCCTCCACAGAACCTGGCGGTGCAAGAGAAGTGCCTTCTAGCACGAAGCTCCGGGCAGAAAGGAACTCTCCAGGAAAGGTAAAGAGCAAGTTCTTTTCACCTGCGATCTTTGGAGCTTCACTTTGTTTTCAGTTTTCCCACCTCCAGTCCTTTTAATGCCAGCACGTTCCTTCTGCAGCAAATTTCCCTATGGATGGAGACGAGGTCTTCGACCGGGCCTCGCTTGGATCTACATCGTCGGTGAACAAAATAATCCATCCATATGTTCAGGTTAGTCAAACTTCACCGCCTTTTTCCCAGTAGCTTTACTCTCTGCAAATATTCTGGGCGTACTACTCTGATTCCAAAGCATGTAGTGAGATAGATGGATCCAAACTCTGTATATATGTCTTACGCAATAAAAAATGATGCAGATTGGTCCAGCCACTGTAAGGGCGCCAGCCAGAATAATGCTTAGTCTCCTGTTAGAGCGGCTTAACATACCTGACGCCATTTACCGTCGAAGGCCATACTCACATGACACAGTCAGTGTCACAGTGCTCTTCTACACCTCTCCACCGATTAATGGAGTCAGTCCACCACAGATGACAATTACCGGTGTTCGCTCTGCCAATCAGGAAGTGGCAGAAGATTCTGCGGCTGTGGCAGCCATCAGGTACATGGAAAACGCTACAAACACTATCGTGATCGATCTAAACTATGCAGGGTTCAAAAGGATGCAGCAAGACAATGGTTATCTCAGACTCAGACTTAACGAGGCGTTTGAGGCGATAGACAAGCTTTCTAAAGGCTGCTTAATTGCTGTCAGATACATGTGTGCCTTCTCAGATCAGCTTCACAATGTTATCGCGCATGCCTTTCCACCTGCTCGTGCTGTGGACAAAACCACCAATGAAACCCTTATGAACATTGAAGTGGTGGCGAATAATCTGAAGGACAGAAGCCACCATTTAGAGAAAAAACTATACAAGGTTAAAAGACAGGCTCAGGCACGAGAGCATGAGATATTCGCACCGGTACGGCTTACCGTGTATTCCTATTGTTCATCATGCAGGTTGGATTTTACTAATAACAATCGAACCTTCCTTACACAGGTCATTCGCCGGCGATGATCAGGTGGTGCCAAGAACAGCTTGCTTCGACGCTGATGATGTTGCCACTATGTCTTAATTAGCTTCTGTTAGAGGGTTTACCTTTTGCAATAGTGCCTTATGCCTCGTGAAAACTGTTTGATGCCTAAGCCTTTTGTACAAATACCTACCATTGAATGTTATGTTGCATCAAAATGATGCCCAGTTTGAAAAATGTCAGTCCCTGTTAGCCTTGTATGTGATTTACTTGCTCAAAATTCATCTCACCAACGCTTTGTCTGCTTCTCCCGCCCTATCTCACTCAATTATATGCCCTGCTTCTTTTAATCGGGTTGTGGTTTTACTTTGTGCCTGACTCCTGCTGTTTTTAGTCAAGATAAATACTCAACTCCTGCTGTTTTTAGTGAGGATAGATACATGTACAACTAAGCATGCTAAACTTATGCGGCTGGCACTCGTGATTGCTCACATCGTTTGCACCGGGCACCGCGCGCCGGGGCGCGCTCCTGGTCTGCTACTACAAAAGAGAAGGCTGGTCATGGGCATGAGGTAGAAGGCGTCCACCATTACATTGGCCCTGGGTCGAGCGTTGAAGCCACAGGTGCAACACTAATAGCACATCTAGCCCCTTAAGTGTGTTTTAGTGTTGATGACATATTATTGGAGTGACTAACACTCGAACTAAGTGATCCTCTGGTGTTTAGTCTCATATGATGAAAATTATGGAGGTGAGAAACACCTCGATTTAAAAAGGAAAAAGGGGCCGGCATATTGAAAAAAGCCAAAGATCTTTGTTTTATTTAAGTCACAGGAAAGTCACACTATAAGAGAGGTTGAGGTCATGTATAAGTGTGGGGATCATGAACTATATTTTCCATATGAAACCCACACCCAAAAAACATACACAAAAGCCTCTTCATTAACCCCTCCATAAAAATCCTCTTGGCATCTTTCTAGAGATATCCCGGAGCTTCGGGGTCCGTGGTGCTCCGAGAACCTAACCCCTGGACCTCTAGGGGTCCCCTTGGTTGTGGCTAGACACTTCGAGTCATCAGGGTCCCTGGCCCTCATGCCTTTAAGGTTCATCCTGGTTTTGCCTTTGGATAGGCCAGACATCCTCGGTCTCGTGGGACA containing:
- the LOC125514313 gene encoding uncharacterized protein LOC125514313, with amino-acid sequence MLSSLPFPFTSNRLQPMYKRGNDGAMILQQDPFQLEMNSNARRGLFSTMPVTSAHSFRSALSPTSKVRDTVKVSAKMMLNVVLAEMGLSEAKFKTYTCEYGLVGATVYFWQSSEPTRVHGKPATNVDEAMQSAATKCLEHLAGAMEIEFDCPQVKNMKVEMTRLSRNIDDRDSQIRCLKAKLKKKDGQVRDLSRGWGSFADDIYNSGARIEKTAVNYLPSGDTSGSSSVVSDVAWDFYGISQEAEDLTQISLMASDAVRTIGIYPYDAESDCSEFDEFPGFYPSDDAEENRRGSFLDDEDFLFDEND
- the LOC125514314 gene encoding uncharacterized protein LOC125514314 gives rise to the protein MDGDEVFDRASLGSTSSVNKIIHPYVQIGPATVRAPARIMLSLLLERLNIPDAIYRRRPYSHDTVSVTVLFYTSPPINGVSPPQMTITGVRSANQEVAEDSAAVAAIRYMENATNTIVIDLNYAGFKRMQQDNGYLRLRLNEAFEAIDKLSKGCLIAVRYMCAFSDQLHNVIAHAFPPARAVDKTTNETLMNIEVVANNLKDRSHHLEKKLYKVKRQAQAREHEIFAPVIRRR